In one Streptomyces sp. NBC_00597 genomic region, the following are encoded:
- the glmS gene encoding glutamine--fructose-6-phosphate transaminase (isomerizing) yields MCGIVGYVGAQSALDVVIAGLKRLEYRGYDSAGVAVLADGGLAATKKAGKLVNLEKELVGHPLPAGSTGVGHTRWATHGGPTDVNAHPHLDNAGRVAVVHNGIIENFAALRTELTERGHRLESETDTEVVAHLLAERFEAGGDLAEAMRQVCRRLEGAFTLVAVHADAPDVVVGARRNSPLVVGVGEGENFLASDVAAFIAHTRSAIELGQDQVVELRRDGVTVTDFDGAPAAVRAYHVDWDASAAEKGGYDYFMLKEIAEQPKAVADTLLGRIDANGSLSLDEVRIPVSVLREVDKVVIVACGTAYHAGMIAKLAIEHWTRIPCETELASEFRYRDPILDQRTLVVAISQSGETMDTLMALRHAREQGAKVLAICNTNGSTIPRESDAVLYTHAGPEVAVASTKAFLTQLVACYLVALYLGQVRGTKRGDEIEAVIRELSDIAAAVDTVLETMEPVRQLARSLADKDTVLFLGRHVGYPVALEGALKLKELAYMHAEGFAAGELKHGPIALIEKDLPVVVVVPSPRGRSVLHDKIVSNIQEIRARGARTIVIAEEGDEAVVPYADHLIRIPATPTLLQPLVATVPLQVFACELATARGNEVDQPRNLAKSVTVE; encoded by the coding sequence ATGTGCGGAATTGTGGGTTACGTGGGAGCGCAGTCGGCGCTCGATGTGGTCATCGCCGGACTCAAGCGGCTGGAGTACCGCGGCTACGACTCGGCGGGCGTCGCCGTGCTCGCCGACGGGGGGCTCGCCGCCACCAAGAAGGCCGGAAAACTGGTCAATCTGGAGAAGGAGCTGGTCGGGCATCCGCTGCCGGCCGGTTCCACCGGAGTCGGTCACACCCGCTGGGCGACCCACGGCGGGCCCACCGACGTCAACGCCCACCCGCACCTCGACAACGCGGGCCGGGTGGCCGTCGTGCACAACGGCATCATCGAGAACTTCGCCGCGCTGCGCACCGAACTGACCGAGCGCGGGCACCGGTTGGAGTCCGAGACGGACACCGAGGTCGTCGCCCACCTGCTGGCGGAGCGCTTCGAAGCCGGCGGGGACCTCGCCGAAGCCATGCGGCAGGTGTGCCGGCGCCTGGAGGGCGCGTTCACGCTGGTCGCGGTGCACGCCGACGCGCCGGACGTGGTGGTCGGGGCCCGCCGGAACTCCCCCCTGGTGGTGGGCGTCGGAGAGGGCGAGAACTTCCTCGCCTCGGACGTGGCCGCGTTCATCGCCCACACCCGGTCCGCGATCGAGCTGGGGCAGGACCAGGTGGTCGAGCTCCGCCGCGACGGGGTCACGGTGACCGACTTCGACGGTGCGCCCGCGGCCGTGCGGGCCTACCACGTGGACTGGGACGCCTCGGCGGCCGAGAAGGGGGGCTACGACTACTTCATGCTCAAGGAGATCGCCGAGCAGCCGAAGGCCGTCGCCGACACCCTCCTGGGCAGGATCGACGCGAACGGCTCGCTGAGCCTGGACGAGGTGCGCATCCCCGTCTCGGTGCTCAGGGAGGTCGACAAGGTCGTGATCGTGGCCTGCGGTACGGCATACCACGCGGGCATGATCGCGAAACTGGCCATCGAGCACTGGACCCGCATCCCGTGCGAGACGGAGCTGGCGAGCGAGTTCCGCTACCGCGACCCGATCCTGGACCAGCGGACGCTGGTGGTCGCGATCTCGCAGAGCGGCGAGACCATGGACACCCTGATGGCGCTGCGGCACGCGCGCGAGCAGGGCGCCAAGGTGCTGGCCATCTGCAACACGAACGGGTCGACGATCCCGCGCGAATCCGACGCGGTGCTGTACACGCACGCCGGTCCGGAGGTGGCCGTCGCCTCGACCAAGGCGTTCTTGACGCAGCTGGTCGCCTGCTACCTGGTCGCGCTGTACCTCGGGCAGGTCCGGGGCACGAAGCGGGGCGACGAGATCGAGGCGGTGATCCGCGAGCTGTCCGACATCGCCGCGGCGGTGGACACCGTACTGGAGACCATGGAGCCGGTACGGCAGCTGGCGCGCTCGCTCGCGGACAAGGACACCGTGCTGTTCCTCGGGCGGCACGTCGGGTACCCGGTGGCCCTGGAGGGCGCGCTCAAGCTCAAGGAGCTGGCGTACATGCACGCCGAGGGCTTCGCGGCGGGCGAGCTCAAGCACGGGCCGATCGCGCTCATCGAGAAGGACCTGCCGGTGGTGGTCGTCGTGCCGTCGCCGCGCGGGCGTTCCGTGCTGCACGACAAGATCGTGTCGAACATCCAGGAGATCCGGGCGCGCGGGGCGCGGACGATCGTGATCGCGGAGGAGGGCGACGAGGCGGTCGTCCCGTACGCCGACCACCTGATCCGGATCCCGGCGACGCCGACGCTGCTCCAACCGTTGGTGGCGACGGTGCCGTTGCAGGTGTTCGCGTGCGAGCTCGCGACCGCGCGCGGGAACGAAGTGGACCAACCGCGTAATCTCGCGAAGTCCGTGACGGTGGAGTAG
- the tsaE gene encoding tRNA (adenosine(37)-N6)-threonylcarbamoyltransferase complex ATPase subunit type 1 TsaE has protein sequence MEAPRAPHRQAPRQGTEAADAEARITVDSPEAMQELGRTLAGLLRPGDLVLLTGELGAGKTTLTRGLGEGLGVRGAVTSPTFVIARVHPSLRGGPALVHVDAYRLGGGLDEMEDLDLDVSLPESVVVVEWGDGKVEELSDDRLHVVIARAVGHEEVLDDVREVSVRGIGARWSGADALAALSTTPAR, from the coding sequence CTGGAAGCGCCGCGAGCACCGCACCGTCAGGCACCGCGGCAGGGAACTGAGGCGGCCGACGCCGAGGCGCGCATCACCGTCGACTCGCCCGAGGCCATGCAGGAGCTGGGCCGCACCCTCGCCGGCCTGCTGCGCCCGGGCGACCTCGTCCTGCTGACCGGGGAGCTCGGCGCGGGCAAGACCACGCTGACCCGGGGCCTGGGCGAGGGGCTGGGCGTACGGGGCGCCGTGACCTCGCCGACCTTCGTGATCGCCCGGGTCCACCCCTCGCTGCGGGGCGGGCCGGCGCTGGTCCACGTGGACGCGTACCGGCTCGGCGGCGGGCTGGACGAGATGGAGGACCTGGACCTCGACGTCTCGCTGCCCGAGTCCGTGGTCGTCGTGGAATGGGGCGACGGCAAGGTCGAGGAGCTCTCCGACGACCGGCTGCACGTGGTGATCGCGCGGGCGGTCGGCCACGAGGAGGTCCTGGACGACGTACGGGAGGTCTCCGTGCGCGGGATCGGCGCGCGCTGGTCCGGGGCGGACGCACTGGCGGCGCTGTCCACGACCCCGGCGCGCTAG
- a CDS encoding alpha/beta hydrolase, translating to MRSSPVSGCAFLGSTATANGLSEDGVSENWRKAGWAGAAIGVIAAGAAAGVAVERITVGRGVRRKARLALDATGDYGSLRGTPGACYAEDGTELYYEVDEPPEGPKKRARLRRKGPVAPTVVFCHGYCLAQDSWHFQRAALRGLVRSVYWDQRSHGRSARGFAQADGERVTIDQLGRDLKTVIDAAAPEGPLILVGHSMGGMTVMALAEQFPDLIRDRVLGVALVGTSSGHLDQVTYGLPSVGMGAVRRILPPVLKALGSQVELVEKGRRATADLFAGMIKMYSFGAPREVDPGVARFAERLIEATPIDVVAEFYPAFQIHDKSAALQRFADIPVTVIAGDRDMVTPAAHSQAIKDALPAAELVVLESAGHLMMLEYPDTVTVLLTELLARTGAVPAATNVGGHGRSTAGSAASTAPSGTAAGN from the coding sequence ATGAGATCGTCACCCGTATCGGGGTGCGCGTTCCTCGGGTCTACCGCAACGGCTAACGGGCTGAGTGAGGACGGCGTGAGCGAGAACTGGCGCAAGGCGGGCTGGGCCGGCGCCGCGATCGGCGTGATAGCCGCAGGCGCGGCCGCCGGTGTCGCGGTCGAACGGATCACGGTCGGGCGCGGCGTGCGCCGCAAGGCGCGCCTCGCGCTCGACGCCACCGGGGACTACGGCTCGCTGCGCGGGACCCCGGGCGCCTGCTACGCCGAGGACGGCACCGAGCTCTACTACGAGGTCGACGAGCCGCCCGAGGGCCCGAAGAAGCGGGCCCGGCTGCGCCGCAAGGGCCCGGTCGCCCCGACCGTCGTGTTCTGCCACGGCTACTGCCTCGCCCAGGACTCCTGGCACTTCCAGCGCGCCGCCCTGCGCGGACTGGTCCGCTCCGTGTACTGGGACCAGCGCAGCCACGGCCGCAGCGCACGCGGGTTCGCCCAGGCCGACGGCGAGCGCGTGACCATCGACCAGCTCGGCCGCGACCTGAAGACCGTCATCGACGCCGCCGCTCCCGAGGGCCCGCTGATCCTGGTGGGTCACTCGATGGGCGGCATGACCGTCATGGCGCTGGCCGAGCAGTTCCCCGACCTGATCCGCGACCGGGTGCTCGGCGTCGCCCTGGTCGGCACCTCCAGCGGGCACCTCGACCAGGTGACGTACGGGCTGCCCTCCGTCGGCATGGGGGCCGTCCGACGCATCCTGCCGCCCGTGCTCAAGGCGCTCGGCTCACAGGTGGAGCTCGTGGAGAAGGGCCGGCGGGCCACCGCCGACCTCTTCGCCGGCATGATCAAGATGTACTCGTTCGGCGCCCCCCGCGAGGTCGACCCCGGCGTCGCCCGCTTCGCCGAGCGGCTCATCGAGGCCACCCCGATCGACGTGGTCGCCGAGTTCTACCCGGCCTTCCAGATCCACGACAAGAGCGCCGCCCTCCAGCGGTTCGCCGACATCCCCGTCACCGTCATCGCCGGCGACCGCGACATGGTCACCCCGGCCGCGCACAGCCAGGCCATCAAGGACGCGCTGCCCGCCGCCGAGCTCGTGGTCCTGGAATCCGCCGGGCACCTGATGATGCTGGAGTACCCCGACACGGTGACCGTCCTGCTGACCGAGCTGCTGGCGCGCACCGGTGCGGTGCCCGCAGCGACTAACGTTGGCGGGCATGGAAGAAGTACCGCTGGAAGCGCCGCGAGCACCGCACCGTCAGGCACCGCGGCAGGGAACTGA
- the coaA gene encoding type I pantothenate kinase, with protein MERPERPERPHRRTEVSPYVDLTRAEWSALRERTPLPLTADEVERLRGLGDVIDLDEVRDVYLPLSRLLNLYVGATSNLRGTLNTFLGDAGNGHGAQQGTPFVIGVAGSVAVGKSTVARLLQALLARWPEHPRVELVTTDGFLYPMKELQRRGLTSRKGFPESYDRRALTRFVADIKAGKDEVTAPVYSHLIYDIVPGEQLVVRRPDILIVEGLNVLQPALPGKDGRTRVGLADYFDFSVYVDARPEDIERWYLNRFRKLRETAFQNPFSYFRKYTQVSEEEAMEYAQTMWRTINKPNLLENVAPTRGRATLVVRKGPDHKVQKLSLRKL; from the coding sequence ATGGAGCGCCCCGAACGGCCCGAGCGACCCCACCGCCGGACCGAGGTCTCCCCGTACGTCGACCTCACCCGCGCCGAGTGGAGCGCCCTGCGCGAGCGCACCCCGCTGCCCCTGACGGCCGACGAGGTCGAGCGGCTGCGCGGGCTCGGGGACGTCATCGACCTCGACGAGGTCCGGGACGTCTACCTCCCGCTCTCCCGCCTCCTCAACCTCTACGTGGGCGCCACGAGCAACCTCCGCGGCACCCTCAACACCTTCCTGGGCGACGCCGGCAACGGCCACGGCGCGCAGCAGGGCACCCCGTTCGTCATAGGGGTCGCCGGCTCCGTCGCCGTCGGCAAGTCCACGGTGGCCCGGCTCCTCCAGGCCCTGCTGGCCCGCTGGCCGGAGCACCCGCGGGTCGAGCTGGTCACCACCGACGGCTTCTTGTACCCCATGAAGGAGTTGCAGCGGCGCGGGCTGACCTCCCGCAAGGGCTTCCCGGAGTCGTACGACCGGCGCGCTCTGACCCGTTTCGTCGCGGACATCAAGGCGGGCAAGGACGAGGTCACCGCCCCGGTGTACTCGCACCTGATCTACGACATCGTGCCGGGCGAGCAGCTCGTCGTGCGCCGCCCCGACATCCTGATCGTCGAGGGGCTCAACGTCCTCCAGCCGGCCCTGCCCGGCAAGGACGGCCGCACGCGCGTGGGTCTCGCGGACTACTTCGACTTCAGCGTGTACGTGGACGCCCGGCCCGAGGACATCGAGCGCTGGTACCTCAACCGGTTCCGGAAGCTGCGCGAGACCGCCTTCCAGAATCCTTTCTCCTACTTCCGCAAGTACACCCAGGTCTCCGAGGAGGAGGCCATGGAGTACGCGCAGACCATGTGGCGCACGATCAACAAGCCCAACCTCCTGGAGAACGTCGCCCCCACCCGCGGCCGCGCCACGCTCGTCGTGCGCAAGGGCCCCGACCACAAGGTGCAGAAGCTCAGCCTCCGCAAGCTCTGA
- the alr gene encoding alanine racemase, protein MNETPTRVYAEIDLDAVRANVRALRERAPRAELMAVVKADAYGHGAIPCARAAQDAGATWLGTATPEEALALRAAGIGGPIMCWLWTPGGPWQEAVEADLDISVSGMWALDEVRKAAHAADRPARIQLKADTGLGRNGCQPADWAELVGAAVAAQAEGTVRITGVWSHFACADEPGHPSIALQLAAFRDMLAYAEKEGVEPEVRHIANSPATLTLPESHYDLVRCGLAVYGVSPAPELGTSEELGLRPAMTLKASVALVKAVPPGHGVSYGHHYVTEAETNLALIPAGYADGIPRHASGRGPVFVGGKVRRVAGRVAMDQFVVDLGSDLVRAGDEAVLFGTGEHGEPTAEDWAQAAHTIAYEIVTRIGVRVPRVYRNG, encoded by the coding sequence ATGAACGAGACACCGACGCGCGTGTACGCCGAGATCGATCTTGACGCCGTACGGGCGAACGTACGCGCACTGCGCGAGCGGGCACCCCGTGCCGAGCTGATGGCCGTCGTCAAGGCGGACGCCTATGGCCACGGCGCGATCCCGTGCGCCCGCGCGGCCCAGGACGCCGGTGCCACCTGGCTCGGAACCGCCACTCCCGAGGAGGCGCTCGCCCTGCGCGCCGCCGGGATCGGTGGGCCGATCATGTGCTGGCTGTGGACCCCCGGCGGGCCCTGGCAGGAGGCCGTCGAGGCCGACCTGGACATCTCCGTCAGCGGGATGTGGGCCCTCGACGAGGTGCGCAAGGCCGCGCACGCCGCCGACCGCCCGGCCAGGATCCAGCTCAAGGCCGACACCGGCCTCGGCCGCAACGGCTGCCAGCCCGCCGACTGGGCCGAGCTCGTCGGCGCGGCCGTCGCCGCCCAGGCCGAGGGCACCGTCCGGATCACCGGCGTCTGGTCCCACTTCGCCTGCGCCGACGAGCCCGGCCACCCCTCCATCGCGCTCCAGCTGGCGGCCTTCCGCGACATGCTGGCGTACGCCGAGAAGGAGGGCGTGGAGCCCGAGGTCCGGCACATCGCCAACTCGCCCGCGACCCTGACCCTGCCCGAGAGCCACTACGACCTCGTGCGCTGCGGCCTCGCCGTCTACGGCGTGTCCCCGGCCCCCGAGCTGGGCACCTCCGAGGAGCTGGGCCTGCGCCCCGCGATGACCCTCAAGGCCTCCGTCGCGCTGGTCAAGGCCGTGCCCCCGGGCCACGGGGTGAGCTACGGGCACCACTACGTCACCGAGGCCGAGACCAACCTCGCCCTCATCCCCGCCGGGTACGCCGACGGAATCCCCCGGCACGCCTCCGGCCGCGGCCCCGTGTTCGTCGGCGGCAAGGTCCGCCGCGTCGCCGGCCGCGTCGCCATGGACCAGTTCGTCGTCGACCTCGGCAGCGACCTGGTACGGGCCGGGGACGAGGCCGTCCTCTTCGGCACCGGCGAGCACGGCGAGCCCACCGCCGAGGACTGGGCTCAAGCGGCACACACCATCGCCTATGAGATCGTCACCCGTATCGGGGTGCGCGTTCCTCGGGTCTACCGCAACGGCTAA
- a CDS encoding DUF389 domain-containing protein, with the protein MLHLRLITPADRTEAVVSVIESTVGTTHVVVLPGAAREPRGDLVLCDVAREAGDELLHELQELGIEKDGSIAVENIDLSLSGRADAAEEEAPGEGADAVLWEQLTEATHEESTLTITYLAFMVLATMIAACGVVLDNAILIVGAMAVGPEFGPLAGVCTAVVRRAPRLALRSLSALLIGFGVAIAATTLFSLGMDAIGQFHEGMLDRPRPNTGFIWQPDPFSFVVSLLAGVAGVLSLTSAKSGALVGVAISVTTVPAGANAAVALSYGEFGQMWGSAEQLLLNLGGIMLAGVLTLFAQKVLWRTQRGRWVRRPQA; encoded by the coding sequence ATGCTGCACCTGCGATTGATCACTCCGGCGGACCGGACCGAGGCCGTGGTCTCGGTCATCGAATCGACGGTCGGAACCACCCATGTGGTCGTACTACCGGGCGCCGCCCGTGAACCCCGGGGCGACCTCGTGCTGTGCGACGTCGCCCGGGAGGCCGGGGACGAGCTGCTGCACGAGCTCCAGGAGCTCGGCATCGAGAAGGACGGCTCGATCGCCGTCGAGAACATCGACCTGTCGCTGTCCGGGCGGGCCGACGCGGCCGAGGAGGAGGCGCCGGGCGAGGGCGCCGACGCGGTGCTGTGGGAGCAGCTGACCGAGGCCACGCACGAGGAGTCCACGCTCACCATCACCTACCTCGCGTTCATGGTCCTGGCGACCATGATCGCGGCATGCGGTGTCGTGCTCGACAACGCCATCCTGATCGTGGGCGCAATGGCGGTCGGTCCGGAGTTCGGCCCGCTCGCGGGCGTGTGCACCGCGGTGGTGCGGCGCGCGCCGCGGCTCGCGCTGCGGTCCCTCAGCGCACTGCTGATCGGTTTCGGCGTGGCGATCGCGGCCACCACCCTCTTCAGCCTGGGGATGGACGCCATCGGGCAGTTCCACGAGGGGATGCTGGACCGGCCCCGCCCGAACACCGGCTTCATCTGGCAGCCGGACCCGTTCTCCTTCGTGGTGTCGCTGCTCGCGGGCGTGGCGGGGGTGCTGTCGCTCACCTCCGCCAAGTCCGGGGCGCTGGTGGGCGTCGCGATCTCGGTGACCACCGTCCCGGCCGGTGCTAACGCCGCCGTGGCCCTCAGCTACGGCGAGTTCGGCCAGATGTGGGGGTCGGCGGAGCAGCTGCTGCTGAACCTGGGCGGGATCATGCTGGCCGGCGTGCTGACCCTCTTCGCGCAGAAGGTGCTGTGGCGTACGCAGCGCGGCCGCTGGGTGCGCCGGCCGCAGGCGTGA
- the tsaB gene encoding tRNA (adenosine(37)-N6)-threonylcarbamoyltransferase complex dimerization subunit type 1 TsaB: MLLLAVDTATPAVTVALHDGESVLAESNQVDARRHGELLLPSVDKVLAEAGLKLDALTGIVVGVGPGPYTGLRVGLVTASTFATVLGIPVHGLCTLDGLAYAAGAAGIEGPFTVATDARRKEVYWARYEDPRTRVGEPAVDRPADIAEQVAGLPAVGQGALLYPDVFNDARAPEHQSAAALASLAVERLAAGAEFLPPTPLYLRRPDAQVPKNYKVVTPQ; encoded by the coding sequence GTGCTCTTGCTCGCTGTAGATACCGCCACGCCCGCCGTCACCGTCGCCCTGCACGACGGCGAGTCCGTCCTCGCCGAGTCGAACCAGGTCGACGCCCGCCGCCACGGGGAGCTCCTGCTGCCCTCCGTCGACAAGGTGCTCGCCGAGGCCGGGCTGAAGCTCGACGCCCTCACCGGCATCGTCGTCGGCGTCGGCCCCGGCCCCTACACCGGGCTGCGCGTCGGCCTCGTCACCGCCTCCACCTTCGCCACCGTGCTCGGCATCCCCGTACACGGCCTGTGCACCCTCGACGGCCTCGCGTACGCCGCGGGCGCCGCCGGGATCGAGGGCCCCTTCACCGTCGCCACCGACGCGCGGCGCAAGGAGGTCTACTGGGCCCGGTACGAGGACCCGCGCACGCGCGTCGGCGAGCCCGCGGTGGACCGCCCGGCCGACATCGCCGAGCAGGTCGCCGGCCTGCCCGCGGTGGGCCAGGGCGCGCTCCTGTACCCGGACGTCTTCAACGACGCGCGGGCTCCCGAGCACCAGAGCGCCGCCGCGCTCGCCTCCCTGGCCGTGGAACGGCTCGCGGCAGGGGCGGAGTTCCTGCCTCCCACGCCGCTCTACCTGCGCCGGCCCGACGCGCAGGTGCCCAAGAACTACAAGGTGGTCACCCCGCAGTGA
- the rimI gene encoding ribosomal protein S18-alanine N-acetyltransferase yields the protein MTSVTAVLREMRWWDIEPVLDLEHELFPEDAWSAGMFWSELAHARGPHATRRYVVAQDPGTGRIVGYAGLAAAGDLADVQTIAAARDQWGTGLGARLLTDLLRAATAFECAEVLLEVRVDNTRAQKLYERFGFEPIGFRRGYYQPGNVDALVMRLSDPASSVTADGPVQGETHG from the coding sequence GTGACCTCAGTGACCGCAGTGCTCCGCGAGATGCGCTGGTGGGACATCGAGCCCGTGCTGGACCTGGAGCACGAGCTGTTCCCCGAGGACGCCTGGTCCGCGGGCATGTTCTGGTCCGAGCTCGCCCACGCCCGCGGCCCGCACGCCACCCGCCGCTACGTCGTCGCCCAGGACCCGGGGACCGGCCGCATCGTCGGCTACGCCGGGCTGGCCGCCGCCGGCGACCTGGCCGACGTACAGACCATCGCGGCCGCGCGCGACCAGTGGGGGACCGGGCTCGGCGCCCGGCTCCTCACCGACCTGCTGCGCGCCGCCACCGCATTCGAGTGCGCCGAGGTGCTGCTGGAGGTACGGGTGGACAACACCCGGGCCCAGAAGCTCTACGAGCGCTTCGGCTTCGAACCGATCGGCTTCCGGCGGGGCTACTACCAGCCCGGCAACGTCGACGCGCTCGTGATGCGCCTTTCCGATCCCGCTAGCTCCGTCACCGCAGACGGACCCGTACAAGGTGAGACCCATGGCTGA
- a CDS encoding NAD(P)H-hydrate dehydratase, which translates to MRTAYSVETVRAAERELMARLPEGALMQRAAAGLAAVCAGLLRRVYGARVVLLVGPGDNGGDALYAGARLARRGAGVTAVPMDPERLHAGGLRALLAAGGRLEQDVPGRADLVLDGLVGIGGRGGLRPAAAALAERIPAGAVVVAVDLPSGVDADTGEVAGAAVRADVTVTFGAYKPGLLIDPGASRTGALRLVDIGLSLPEPDAEALQHADVAGLLPEPTASSDKYRRGVVGIVAGSVQYPGAAVLAVAGALRGGAGAVRYVGPAADAVLARYPETLIGRGRVQAWVVGPGLGEGRAAEVAQALADPVPVLVDADGLRGLDPEVLRARPAETLLTPHAGEAAVLLGVDRQSVESARLSSVRSLAARYGATALLKGSTTLVSRGGGPVRVNPTGTAWLATAGSGDVLSGLAGSLLASGLPAVDAASVAAYLHGLAGRRAASGAPLLAQQIAEFLPEAWRGIGRS; encoded by the coding sequence ATGCGTACTGCTTACAGCGTGGAGACCGTACGGGCCGCCGAGCGGGAGCTGATGGCCCGGCTTCCGGAGGGCGCCCTGATGCAGCGGGCGGCGGCCGGGCTGGCCGCCGTCTGCGCGGGGCTGCTGCGCCGGGTGTACGGGGCGCGCGTGGTGCTGCTCGTGGGGCCCGGGGACAACGGCGGTGACGCACTGTACGCCGGCGCCCGGCTCGCACGGCGCGGCGCCGGGGTGACGGCCGTACCGATGGATCCGGAGCGCCTGCACGCGGGTGGGCTGCGGGCGCTGCTGGCCGCCGGGGGCCGGCTGGAGCAGGACGTTCCAGGCCGGGCGGACCTCGTACTGGACGGGCTCGTCGGCATCGGCGGACGCGGCGGTCTGCGGCCTGCCGCGGCGGCGCTGGCGGAGCGGATCCCGGCCGGTGCGGTCGTCGTCGCGGTGGACCTGCCCAGCGGCGTCGACGCGGACACCGGCGAGGTGGCCGGGGCGGCGGTCCGGGCCGACGTCACGGTGACGTTCGGGGCGTACAAGCCGGGGCTGCTGATCGACCCGGGGGCCTCGCGCACGGGCGCGCTGCGGCTGGTGGACATCGGACTGTCGCTGCCCGAGCCGGACGCGGAGGCCTTGCAGCACGCCGATGTGGCGGGCCTGCTGCCGGAGCCGACGGCGTCGAGCGACAAGTACCGGCGGGGCGTGGTCGGCATCGTCGCCGGCTCGGTGCAGTACCCGGGCGCGGCGGTGCTCGCCGTCGCAGGGGCGTTGCGCGGGGGTGCGGGCGCGGTGCGCTACGTCGGTCCGGCGGCGGACGCGGTACTGGCGCGGTACCCCGAGACGCTGATCGGGCGGGGCCGGGTGCAGGCGTGGGTGGTCGGGCCGGGGTTGGGGGAGGGCCGGGCGGCGGAGGTCGCCCAGGCGCTGGCGGACCCGGTGCCGGTGCTGGTGGACGCGGACGGGCTGCGCGGGCTGGACCCGGAGGTGTTGCGGGCCCGGCCGGCCGAGACCCTGCTGACCCCGCACGCGGGCGAGGCGGCCGTGCTGCTGGGGGTGGACCGGCAGTCGGTGGAGTCGGCCCGGCTGTCGTCCGTACGGTCCCTGGCGGCCAGGTACGGCGCGACGGCCCTGTTGAAGGGCTCGACGACGCTGGTGTCGCGCGGCGGCGGCCCCGTCCGGGTCAACCCGACGGGAACCGCGTGGCTGGCGACGGCGGGCAGCGGTGACGTCCTGTCGGGCCTGGCGGGCTCGCTGCTGGCCTCGGGCCTGCCGGCGGTGGACGCCGCTTCGGTCGCGGCGTACCTCCACGGCCTGGCGGGGCGCCGGGCGGCCTCCGGGGCCCCGCTCCTCGCCCAGCAGATCGCCGAGTTCCTCCCGGAGGCGTGGCGCGGTATCGGCCGCTCCTGA
- a CDS encoding holo-ACP synthase has protein sequence MIIGVGIDVAEIDRFGASLARTPQLAQRLFVDSELTLPSGERRGTASLAARFAAKEALAKALGAPGGMLWTDAEVYVEETGQPRVRVSGTVAARAEALGVKSWHVSLSHDAGVASAVVIAEG, from the coding sequence GTGATTATCGGTGTGGGGATCGACGTTGCCGAGATCGATCGGTTCGGGGCGTCGCTGGCGCGTACGCCGCAACTGGCACAACGGCTGTTCGTCGACTCCGAATTGACACTGCCGAGCGGCGAACGGCGCGGGACCGCCTCGCTCGCCGCCCGGTTCGCGGCCAAGGAGGCCCTCGCCAAGGCGCTCGGCGCACCCGGCGGCATGCTGTGGACCGACGCCGAGGTGTACGTCGAGGAGACCGGGCAGCCGCGGGTGCGGGTGTCGGGGACGGTCGCGGCCAGGGCCGAGGCACTGGGCGTGAAGTCCTGGCACGTGTCGCTGAGCCACGACGCGGGTGTCGCCTCGGCCGTGGTGATCGCCGAAGGGTAG